The Thermosynechococcus sp. genome has a segment encoding these proteins:
- the rplE gene encoding 50S ribosomal protein L5: MSQRLKDHYNKTVVPQLMQQFQYKNIHQVPKIVKVTVNRGLGEAAQNAKALEATLAEIATITGQKPVVTRAKKAIAGFKIRKGMPVGVAVTLRSDRMYAFLDRLINLALPRIRDFRGVNPKSFDGRGNYTLGLREQLIFPEVNYDDIDQIRGMDVSIITTANTDEEGRALLKAMGMPFREN; the protein is encoded by the coding sequence GCCTCAAAGATCACTACAACAAAACCGTTGTGCCGCAGCTGATGCAGCAATTCCAGTACAAAAATATTCACCAAGTGCCCAAGATTGTCAAAGTGACCGTCAACCGGGGTCTCGGTGAAGCGGCGCAAAATGCCAAAGCCCTTGAAGCCACCCTGGCAGAAATTGCTACAATTACAGGCCAAAAGCCTGTGGTGACCCGTGCCAAGAAGGCGATCGCTGGCTTCAAAATTCGCAAAGGCATGCCGGTGGGGGTTGCTGTGACGTTGCGTTCCGATCGCATGTATGCCTTCTTGGATCGCTTGATTAACTTGGCACTGCCACGTATTCGTGACTTTCGTGGTGTCAACCCCAAAAGCTTTGATGGCCGGGGCAACTACACCCTAGGTTTGCGTGAGCAACTGATTTTCCCCGAGGTCAACTACGACGACATTGATCAAATTCGCGGCATGGATGTCTCAATCATCACCACTGCCAATACTGATGAAGAAGGACGTGCCCTGCTTAAAGCAATGGGCATGCCGTTCCGTGAGAACTAA